Genomic segment of Vanacampus margaritifer isolate UIUO_Vmar chromosome 13, RoL_Vmar_1.0, whole genome shotgun sequence:
GAACAGCAAGTAGTAGGCGTGCAGTCAAAAGTTTCGAAAAGGTTAAATGAAGGTCACCTGAAAGGTCAACGTGCATTTTGTGTTCATCCTTGAAAGCCTAATGTCTCCAACTTTTTGCAAGTAGTGTGGCATGTTATGGCAACGGGACGGTGTATTTGATTGAGATGAAACAGTTTGGGGGAAACCCTGGCATAAAGTGATGCGAACGACGTCACTGCCGAGCCGCAAGCGGGCGCCGTCGCGGCCTTCAGTGCAAACGAGGATCCTTCAGGGGTTTCAGTCCAGTTCGCTCCCCTGCTGGCTTTAAGCAGCCGCGGGACCAATGCGATTGGTCTACGTGTCCGTCCTGTGGGCGTGcggctgctgttgttgttgtttctgctggttggcggcagcggcggcgaaTGCGCCCGCCTGCTGCAACGGGAAGGTCCCTGCCGGCAGGATCAACTGACTTCCATGAAGCATCCGTGAAGCCTTCAGCGGCAAGCCACACAATTTGTGTTACTTTTCATCCACATGACATGGATTTATtttagaatctttttttttttttttttaaatgttttctgcaGGCTTTGGATCAAGTCCAGAGGAATTGCTGTCAAAAAGTCCCGACAAAAAAGTGCACCCAGAAATTCTTGGATTTTTTGTGTGCCATCAATTAAGATTGGACCTCACTGGACCTCATAAAGACTGAAATGatcaattggaaaaaaataatgcaaattattattattttttaagaaattattttcaatatacccattttaaattattttcctcattaaaaaatatcttcctttgtattttatgtattagatgattttttttacaagaaaatgaacacactttcttttttaagtGTATTGTTTTAATAAGTATTCAAAGTAACTTTGAAGAtattttgctatttattttaaCGTTAAATGTTTTATCCTTTAATTAATAGGGATAAAATGATAATCatctttatttactttttattttttcacttttttatttacagttagTAAGCAGCTAGTcattaaaaacactttaaatgtgtataaaaataattatttatataattatattataaaatattttaatatacgttttataataaattataattaacaaaatgtcattaatgAAACACAATTAACTTCATCTTCAAAGTTGTATTTTCAACAGTGAACAAgagttttgaaaacaaaactctAAAACTGCAGTAAACCCACAAGTGATAACTCATGATTGATATTACTAAATtgtatcaataaaaaataataaaaagatgaCTGATATAATTATTAATTGCTAATAATGTACCTGTTTAAATAATGCATATAATAAAgtgctaaatatttgcatatattATTCTTTTCTCTGCAGCCCGTTAAGGCAGCAAACTAGTTCATTATTACATAcaacataaccacaatgaaacaTCCGATTGATGATAACCTGCATAACTGAAacaatcttaaaaaaacaaaaaatgctcaTCATGCTCATGACTAGCCGTGTACCTGATGctcctgctgctgttgttgttgttgagtcgGCTGCTGGGCAATACTGAAGGTCTGCGCGGGGCCCGGTTGGGGGGCGAACGCCGTCACCACTTGGCCCATGAACATGGTGGACGGCACCATGACCGCCCCACATGCCATCTGGCCCGTCACCAGCTTGGTGAGCAGCTGGCGGGTGGCCGGAAACCTGCCCGGTCCAAACATGAACACGTTTTATGCTTGTGTTCAGTTGTCTACTCGAGCACATGTGCTACTAGTATGCCAAAATTGGCCTACTAGTGtgtgtgaaatgtattttagtattttatagTGTAGGATAGCCgtccatgaaataaaaatgaagaaagcGCAAACCTGATTTGGGCAGTGCGGTCCTGGGTGAAGGTGGCTACTGTGGGAGCGTTGGCGGCCGTGTTGGGCGGCAAGCTGCCGGCAATCTGGAGCACGTTGGCGGCGTTTTGCTGCGGGATCATCACCGTGTTGTACAGaggctgcagaaaaaaaaacgtgggaTAAAAACTCAAGGGgactaaattaactcattcactcccagccattttcaccgaagcaacccccttcgctcccggctgtttgactggattttgactgattttgcaaggtccacagaatattctgttctattgctataaatacatggaacctaccaaaagaaagataagagtctcgtctttcatcaggaaaaaaaagtatatttgtatctgtttccattttgcagcaattagcattggaatatagctaggtttcatcattattcacaaagctgttgaaaacactgggaaaaagagcttgttgcaacatggcctggctgatctcttatactctgctgccacctgctggtccttttttgtaacaactaccattgctttaagcaacctgttcatgtcagaagctgtatcaaagccttaagaaagaaatatataaaaaaaaacatatacattcgtttttgggagtgcaggactaagtattaaaaaacatatttatacgtctttgggtttgaatgagttttaaaaaaagtgtcataCCTGTGCCAATGCTGTGTTCTGTTGGGGCTGGAcagcatgttgttgttgttgttgttgaatagTCTGCAGAGGGCCCGCGGCGACCACGTGACCCTGCATGCCGAGCACGGGGGGGCCCTGGGCCGCCTGCGGGGCCACCTGCATGGCGGTCACGTTCACGGCGCCTTTCTGCACGAGCATCTGCAGGCTCTGCTCCTGCACCCTCTGCAGCTCCTGCTGGATCCTCCACAGTTCTTCCAGCTGCCGCTGAATGTTGGTCTCGATGGCGTGGGTGCGCTGCTCCAGCTGCTTCTTCATGTGCTGCATGTTGTCCAGCTGGCCAGTGAACTGCGCCGGCGACGCCTGCAGCGCGGGAACAGGCAGCAAGGGAATGAAAAATCCCATGAGTGtgcttaaaaatgtttattttgtgtacTCTACAGAGTGACTTTTTACTGCATTTTAATCACGGGAGACGGAAGTCTGGTTCCAATTCACATTTGTTGCCATTTGTACAGATAAGAATGTGCTCAATCTTACTTGGGCATTGGTCTGAacttgctgctgttgttgtgaaACCATTGGTGTCATCTGTACTGTGCTTTGGGAGCTTACGGAATGCTGGAGACACACATAAAATATAGACgctatattaggggtgtcaaaattagtgcgttaattttgagttaatttaaagttcctttaatggcacaaattttttttaacgtgccaTTAATGACTTGACACGAgggatcccacttctgacaccaacTTGTTTTTGGAAAATCCAATGAATCTCTTACTGGTGATTTTGACAAGCAAAACCACTCTAACCAAGAGGCACCTTCTAAAACTCCCTAGAacaatcccacttctgacactgATTTGTCACTGTGCTCTCGTGTCATGTTCTTCAAACTCAGAACCAACCTGGCTGCCGACTGACAATCTTCTTTGCAACGCGACACCCACGTTGGATCCAGACTGGCGACCTGGCGTGCTCTGGCCTCCTTGGGGCTTCACTTGAAACGCTGAGGGCACGAAAACCCCAATGAGCCCGCTTGATCCAACATGGCGCCCCACAACACTCACCAAGGCATCAGAAGCGGGATCGCACTTACAGGAGGCTTCCGACAGCGCCGTGTGCACGGATTTACGCGAGCTGCGTGACGATGCCGAGGGCGGCCCGCTGTTGCCGAAGCGCTCTAGCGCCTCCTGAAGGCTGGAGGCGTTGGGCTGCGACTCCAAGCCTGAGTCGTGTGACTGCTAAAGCGCGAGGGTGGAGGAGATAGTCAGTGGAAGGGAGCGCAGACGCAGCCTACGTCGCGGACGCACGACGTCATCGCTCACCTTGTCTGTCGTCATCTCCGGCGGCGACGCTTTCGAACCCGACTCTCGCCGCTGTTCCGATCTCACTTCACCATAGCTGATGGGTGAAAAATATGCTACAGTCAgaaaattgaaatcaaatatgCCTGAGGATGTATAATTTTACTTAGTTTTAGGCATCATGGCTGATGAGTGATAACACTAGGGATCAACTTCTGAGACCAACTTGATGTGGACAAAGTCATTTTTCAAGGAAGACTGTCACATTAAGTGTTTAACTTCTTTTTACACCATTCTGCCTCTGTTGTGGAAGAGCATATGAtggatcccacttctgacactaCCACATTGTCATGTTAATCTAATAACCAAATGTTGTCaaataaatttacatttaaagtgatttaattttttgttttgtttttgactgaATCCCGCCATGGAAATGTACAAGCACATCAAGcacatacaaattatttttacacagaCCATCCCGCTTCTCTCATGGCTCCTCATAGACAATCACACAAGGGGTCCCACTTCTCAAACCAAACTGTCATGAAAAATCTAATTATATAGTTTTTCAGTTTTCAGTTCAAGGCTGGTACcgcaaaaggaaaaacaaattgtGTGACAGTTCCATGAAGGTTCCCACTTCTGACACTAATTTCTCATGGGAaatcaaatgactttttaaaactggaccactcttatttttttggggattgGACTAATTTATTTTGACACTTCAAGTTTGACGTAAAAAATTCTAAATCGGCAGATGAGGGATCCCATTTCTGACACCACATTGTCATGCTAATCTAATAACCAACTTTTGTCaattaaatttacatttaaagtgatctgccttttttaaatacTGAATTATGCCTCGGCAACGGGCGAGCACCTTGAAGattcccacttctgacaccaacTTGACATGAAAATTctgtagtttcattttttaagatggtctattctgttgtttgttTCCATTTGCGGTTTCTTTTTACACAGACCATCCAGTTTGTCATAGCTCATAGACAATCACAAAAGGGGTGCCACTTCTGAAACCAAACTGtcataaaaaatctaattatatAGTTTTTCAGTTTTCAATTCATGGCTAGTATCTCAGAAGGAAAAACAAATTGTGTGACAGGCCCATGAAGgttcccacttctgacaccaattTTTCATGGGCAATCtaattagttgttgtttttttaagctagactgctcagttttttgtttttttttacatttagtgtTTTACTAATTTATTTTGACACTTCAATTTGGACATAAACAATTCCATGAACACTTAAAAGTTTTATGATGGTGGAAATTGGACTTTTTCAATGATTTTCATGTTGCGCATCACATTGTA
This window contains:
- the clocka gene encoding circadian locomoter output cycles protein kaput isoform X2; translation: MVTVKRIKMTSSIDQDDESIFGLMDDDDKDKAKRVSRNKSEKKRRDHFNVLIKELGTMLPGNTRKIDKSTILQKSIDFLQKQQEISAQSESTEIRQDWKPPFLSNEEFTQLMLEALDGFFLAITTDGNIIYASESVTSLLEHLPCDLVDQNLLNFLPSGEHSDIYKLLSSHVAEKEMLTPEYLNTKNQLEFCCHMLRGTMDPKEPPVYEYVKFIGNFKSLNNVPNCPHNGFTEAFIERSLHSTCEEQLCLVATVKLAKPKFIKEMCTVEEPNEEFTSRHSLEWKFLFLDHRAPPIIGYLPFEVLGTSGYDYYHVDDLDTLAKCHEHLMQYGKGKSCYYRFLTKGQQWIWLQTHYYITYHQWNSRPEFIVCTHTVVSYGEVRSEQRRESGSKASPPEMTTDKSHDSGLESQPNASSLQEALERFGNSGPPSASSRSSRKSVHTALSEASSFQVKPQGGQSTPGRQSGSNVGVALQRRLSVGSQHSVSSQSTVQMTPMVSQQQQQVQTNAQASPAQFTGQLDNMQHMKKQLEQRTHAIETNIQRQLEELWRIQQELQRVQEQSLQMLVQKGAVNVTAMQVAPQAAQGPPVLGMQGHVVAAGPLQTIQQQQQQHAVQPQQNTALAQPLYNTVMIPQQNAANVLQIAGSLPPNTAANAPTVATFTQDRTAQIRFPATRQLLTKLVTGQMACGAVMVPSTMFMGQVVTAFAPQPGPAQTFSIAQQPTQQQQQQQEHQASRMLHGSQLILPAGTFPLQQAGAFAAAAANQQKQQQQQPHAHRTDT
- the clocka gene encoding circadian locomoter output cycles protein kaput isoform X1, whose translation is MVTVKRIKMTSSIDQDDESIFGLMDDDDKDKAKRVSRNKSEKKRRDHFNVLIKELGTMLPGNTRKIDKSTILQKSIDFLQKQQEISAQSESTEIRQDWKPPFLSNEEFTQLMLEALDGFFLAITTDGNIIYASESVTSLLEHLPCDLVDQNLLNFLPSGEHSDIYKLLSSHVAEKEMLTPEYLNTKNQLEFCCHMLRGTMDPKEPPVYEYVKFIGNFKSLNNVPNCPHNGFTEAFIERSLHSTCEEQLCLVATVKLAKPKFIKEMCTVEEPNEEFTSRHSLEWKFLFLDHRAPPIIGYLPFEVLGTSGYDYYHVDDLDTLAKCHEHLMQYGKGKSCYYRFLTKGQQWIWLQTHYYITYHQWNSRPEFIVCTHTVVSYGEVRSEQRRESGSKASPPEMTTDKQSHDSGLESQPNASSLQEALERFGNSGPPSASSRSSRKSVHTALSEASSFQVKPQGGQSTPGRQSGSNVGVALQRRLSVGSQHSVSSQSTVQMTPMVSQQQQQVQTNAQASPAQFTGQLDNMQHMKKQLEQRTHAIETNIQRQLEELWRIQQELQRVQEQSLQMLVQKGAVNVTAMQVAPQAAQGPPVLGMQGHVVAAGPLQTIQQQQQQHAVQPQQNTALAQPLYNTVMIPQQNAANVLQIAGSLPPNTAANAPTVATFTQDRTAQIRFPATRQLLTKLVTGQMACGAVMVPSTMFMGQVVTAFAPQPGPAQTFSIAQQPTQQQQQQQEHQASRMLHGSQLILPAGTFPLQQAGAFAAAAANQQKQQQQQPHAHRTDT